A section of the Ogataea parapolymorpha DL-1 chromosome II, whole genome shotgun sequence genome encodes:
- a CDS encoding putative bHLH domain-containing protein, with protein sequence MSSEEEQKAKRIKLETNQTQGSTENATNAEKPVRQGLPTMTVPQSTTLPVEPTPLKPPAGSEEWHTWRKKNHKEVEKRRRETINQGIKELQELLPTQDHNKSQILKRAVEYIKRLKENEDSNIEKWTLEKLITDQAVSELANSNEKLKAELEKTYREAEGWRRAYNSVQEELAELKKQLQK encoded by the coding sequence ATGTCCAGCGAAGAGGAGCAAAAGGCCAAGCGCATCAAGCTGGAGACCAATCAGACCCAGGGGTCCACAGAGAATGCCACTAATGCGGAAAAACCTGTTAGACAGGGTCTTCCCACTATGACCGTTCCTCAAAGCACAACCTTACCTGTGGAACCAACCCCTTTGAAACCACCAGCAGGATCGGAAGAGTGGCACACATGGCGCAAAAAGAACCATAAGGAAGTGGaaaagagaaggagagaGACAATTAACCAAGGTATTAAAGAGTTGCAGGAACTGCTACCAACACAGGACCACAACAAGTCCCAGATTCTAAAGCGTGCCGTTGAGTATATAAAGAGGCTGAAAGAGAACGAGGACTCCAACATTGAGAAGTGGACCTTGGAAAAGCTTATTACCGATCAGGCTGTTAGCGAGCTTGCAAATTCGAACGAGAAACTGAaagcagagctggaaaaaacgTACCGCGAAGCCGAGGGTTGGCGCAGAGCGTACAACTCCGTCCAGGAGGAGCTTGCCGAGTTAAAGAAGCAGTTGCAAAAGTAA